The Frankiales bacterium genome window below encodes:
- a CDS encoding aldehyde dehydrogenase family protein, which translates to MGRQITSVVGGSTVTGGGVHADVNPSDLSDVVVEHGTADVDVARQAIDAAAAAFPVWSATTPWQRSEVLDRAGSEVLARADELGDLLAREEGKTLPEARGEVVRAGQILKYFAGAVLAPHGHVLDSVRPGIEVTVTREPLGVVSVITPWNFPIAIPAWKVAPALAFGNTVVLKPAELVPASAWELVDILNRAGLPEGALNLVLGRGSVLGPTLTTDPAVNAVTFTGSVATGRIILDAPAPVGRKVQLELGGKNPLVVVDDADLAVAVECLVQGGFGSTGQRCTASSWVIVTDAIHDRFVDAVRERLGRWAVGDARAAGTDMGPVVDETQLAQNLRYLDVAREEGGEVLGGELVESATQGHFMAPALVLGTAPEHTINREEVFGPVVSVVRVPDYAAALEAANGSTMNLSAGICTTDLATASHFRRHSKAGMVMVNLPTAGVDFHVPFGGRGDSSHGPREQGFAAVDFFTTSKTAYTAAGAPRT; encoded by the coding sequence CGGTCGTGGGCGGGTCGACCGTGACGGGCGGGGGCGTCCACGCGGACGTCAACCCGTCGGACCTCTCCGACGTCGTCGTGGAGCACGGGACCGCCGACGTCGACGTCGCACGGCAGGCGATCGACGCCGCGGCCGCCGCCTTCCCGGTGTGGTCGGCCACCACGCCCTGGCAGCGCTCCGAGGTGCTCGACCGGGCCGGCTCGGAGGTGCTCGCGCGCGCCGACGAGCTCGGCGACCTGCTCGCCCGCGAGGAGGGCAAGACCCTGCCCGAGGCGCGCGGCGAGGTGGTGCGCGCCGGCCAGATCCTCAAGTACTTCGCCGGCGCGGTGCTGGCACCGCACGGGCACGTGCTGGACTCGGTGCGGCCCGGCATCGAGGTGACCGTCACCCGCGAGCCGCTCGGCGTCGTCTCGGTGATCACGCCGTGGAACTTCCCCATCGCCATCCCGGCCTGGAAGGTGGCGCCGGCCCTCGCGTTCGGCAACACCGTGGTGCTCAAGCCGGCCGAGCTCGTGCCCGCGAGCGCGTGGGAGCTCGTCGACATCCTCAACCGGGCCGGGCTGCCCGAGGGCGCGCTCAACCTCGTGCTGGGGCGAGGTTCGGTGCTCGGCCCCACGCTCACGACCGACCCGGCGGTGAACGCCGTCACGTTCACCGGCTCGGTGGCCACCGGCCGCATCATCCTCGACGCCCCTGCGCCGGTGGGCCGCAAGGTGCAGCTCGAGCTCGGCGGCAAGAACCCGCTCGTCGTCGTGGACGACGCCGACCTCGCCGTGGCGGTGGAGTGCCTCGTGCAGGGCGGGTTCGGCAGCACCGGCCAGCGGTGCACGGCGTCGTCGTGGGTGATCGTCACCGACGCCATCCACGACCGGTTCGTGGACGCGGTGCGCGAGCGGCTCGGGCGCTGGGCCGTGGGCGACGCCCGGGCCGCGGGCACCGACATGGGTCCGGTGGTCGACGAGACGCAGCTGGCGCAGAACCTGCGCTACCTCGACGTCGCGCGCGAGGAGGGCGGCGAGGTGCTCGGCGGCGAGCTGGTGGAGTCGGCCACGCAGGGCCACTTCATGGCCCCGGCGCTCGTGCTCGGCACCGCCCCCGAGCACACGATCAACCGCGAGGAGGTGTTCGGCCCCGTCGTGTCGGTGGTGCGGGTGCCGGACTACGCCGCGGCGCTCGAGGCGGCCAACGGCAGCACGATGAACCTGTCGGCCGGCATCTGCACCACGGACCTCGCGACGGCGTCGCACTTCCGCCGCCACTCCAAGGCCGGGATGGTGATGGTGAACCTGCCCACCGCCGGGGTGGACTTCCACGTGCCGTTCGGCGGCCGCGGCGACTCCAGCCACGGCCCGCGCGAGCAGGGCTTCGCCGCCGTCGACTTCTTCACCACGAGCAAGACGGCGTACACCGCCGCCGGAGCCCCGCGCACCTGA
- a CDS encoding ATP-dependent DNA ligase, with translation MNGGPVTTEVGGRQLRLTNLDKVLYPETGTTKAEVLQYYLTVAPAILALAKDRPVTRKRWPDGVGAEPFFEKNMPRGAPDWIPRLTLHHDGSRSGRGARDLDYPLLDEVAAVAWCAQQGALELHAPQWRVDRATGEPLAPDRVVVDLDPGAPAGLAECGEVALLVRAMLESHGMTAYAVTSGSKGMQVYAALAEASDKGRAVIDRAGSTSEYARALAAALEQHLPALVVSRMSKDLRPGKVFVDWSQNNPAKTTIVPWSLRGRDHPTAATPVPWADVEAGTTRQRSLAEALEWYADHAGDLAPLSP, from the coding sequence GTGAACGGCGGACCGGTGACCACGGAGGTCGGCGGCCGCCAGCTGCGGCTGACCAACCTCGACAAGGTGCTCTACCCGGAGACCGGCACGACCAAGGCCGAGGTGCTCCAGTACTACCTCACGGTCGCGCCCGCGATCCTCGCCCTCGCGAAGGACCGGCCGGTCACGCGCAAGCGGTGGCCCGACGGCGTGGGCGCCGAGCCGTTCTTCGAGAAGAACATGCCGCGCGGCGCACCCGACTGGATCCCGCGCCTGACGCTGCACCACGACGGCTCGCGCTCCGGCCGCGGTGCGCGCGACCTCGACTACCCCCTGCTCGACGAGGTGGCCGCCGTCGCATGGTGCGCGCAGCAGGGCGCGCTCGAGCTGCACGCGCCGCAGTGGCGGGTCGACCGCGCCACGGGCGAGCCCCTCGCGCCCGACCGCGTGGTGGTCGACCTCGACCCGGGCGCCCCTGCGGGGCTGGCCGAGTGCGGCGAGGTCGCGCTGCTGGTCCGCGCGATGCTCGAGAGCCACGGCATGACCGCGTACGCGGTCACGAGCGGCTCGAAGGGGATGCAGGTGTACGCCGCGCTGGCCGAGGCGTCGGACAAGGGCCGCGCCGTGATCGACCGCGCGGGATCGACGTCGGAGTACGCCCGGGCGCTGGCCGCCGCGCTCGAGCAGCACCTGCCGGCGCTCGTCGTGAGCCGCATGTCGAAGGACCTGCGCCCGGGCAAGGTGTTCGTCGACTGGAGCCAGAACAACCCGGCCAAGACCACGATCGTGCCGTGGTCGCTGCGCGGGCGCGATCACCCGACCGCGGCCACCCCGGTGCCGTGGGCCGACGTCGAGGCCGGCACCACGCGCCAGCGCAGCCTCGCCGAGGCGCTCGAGTGGTACGCCGACCACGCCGGCGACCTCGCCCCCCTCTCCCCCTGA
- a CDS encoding DNA ligase, which yields MRPMLATPGPLPSVTEGPLTWAFEVKWDGMRILARTTEKGLRLTSRTGADATSRFPEVAATTGLPPDTVLDGEIVAFDEQGRPSFARLAPRIQGAPRGPGERPVTYVVFDLLRLRGVDLVGRPYDERRALLRESVVPSAHVLVPDAFDDGEALLASTAAQGLEGVVAKRRSSPYRPGVRSPDWVKVAHRRTHSFVIGGWKRGVESGRPLASVLVGTPTADDGLRYDGAVGSGFTEKVSTALLAVLADTVRPTSPFEPSDAVPDALRDGITWVEPLLVIDVEHLGRGGQGLLRAPSVARLRPDLTAADATGDGGES from the coding sequence GTGCGACCCATGCTGGCCACCCCCGGTCCGTTGCCCTCGGTGACCGAGGGGCCGCTGACCTGGGCGTTCGAGGTCAAGTGGGACGGGATGCGGATCCTGGCCCGCACCACGGAGAAGGGACTGCGGCTCACCAGCCGGACGGGCGCTGACGCCACGTCGCGGTTCCCCGAGGTCGCCGCCACCACCGGTCTGCCACCGGACACCGTGCTCGACGGCGAGATCGTCGCCTTCGACGAGCAGGGGCGACCGTCGTTCGCGCGGCTGGCGCCGCGGATCCAGGGCGCGCCGCGCGGGCCCGGCGAGCGCCCGGTCACGTACGTGGTGTTCGACCTGCTCCGGCTGCGCGGCGTCGACCTCGTGGGCCGCCCCTACGACGAGCGCCGTGCGCTGCTGCGCGAGTCCGTCGTCCCGAGCGCTCACGTCCTGGTGCCGGACGCCTTCGACGACGGCGAGGCGCTGCTCGCCTCCACCGCCGCCCAGGGGCTCGAGGGAGTGGTGGCCAAGCGCAGGTCGTCGCCCTACCGCCCCGGCGTCCGCAGCCCGGACTGGGTGAAGGTGGCTCACCGGCGCACCCACTCGTTCGTCATCGGGGGCTGGAAGCGAGGCGTGGAGTCCGGCCGGCCGCTGGCCTCCGTGCTCGTGGGCACGCCCACGGCCGACGACGGCCTGCGCTACGACGGCGCGGTCGGGTCCGGGTTCACCGAGAAGGTGTCGACGGCGCTGCTGGCCGTGCTCGCCGACACCGTGCGGCCGACGAGCCCGTTCGAGCCGAGCGACGCGGTGCCCGACGCGCTGCGCGACGGCATCACCTGGGTGGAGCCGCTCCTCGTGATCGACGTCGAGCACCTCGGCCGCGGTGGCCAGGGCCTGCTGCGCGCGCCCTCCGTGGCCCGGTTGCGGCCGGACCTCACCGCGGCGGACGCGACGGGCGACGGGGGCGAGTCGTGA
- a CDS encoding Ku protein codes for MRAMWKGSVAFGLVNVPIKLYAATEDHDVRFHQVHAADGGRIKMVRTCSIDGQPVEYKDLAKGYETDSGQLVVMDEADFEGLPVPGVREIEVLEFVPSDQVDPLLFDRSYYLEPESKALKPYVLLREALEQTDRTAIVRVVLRNKSQLAALRVRGDVLVMQTMLWPDEVRAADFGVLEGDVEIREQELAMAASLVDSLASDFDPAQYKDDYREALLKVIEAKVAGGEGVTAPEPASDGDTGDGLVVDLMAALRESVERTKASRAEAQESAPAKPAPRKRAASSSKAPAGSARKSTSKKASEAEPEKAKARRRSA; via the coding sequence ATGAGAGCGATGTGGAAGGGCTCGGTCGCCTTCGGGCTGGTCAACGTGCCCATCAAGCTGTACGCCGCGACCGAGGACCACGACGTCCGGTTCCACCAGGTGCACGCCGCCGACGGCGGGCGGATCAAGATGGTGCGCACCTGCAGCATCGACGGCCAGCCGGTGGAGTACAAGGACCTCGCCAAGGGCTACGAGACCGACAGCGGCCAGCTCGTCGTGATGGACGAGGCCGACTTCGAGGGGTTGCCGGTGCCCGGCGTCCGCGAGATCGAGGTGCTCGAGTTCGTCCCGAGCGACCAGGTCGACCCGCTGCTCTTCGACCGCAGCTACTACCTCGAGCCCGAGTCCAAGGCACTCAAGCCCTACGTGCTGCTGCGCGAGGCGCTCGAGCAGACCGATCGCACCGCGATCGTCCGCGTGGTGCTGCGCAACAAGTCCCAGCTCGCCGCGCTGCGCGTGCGGGGCGACGTCCTCGTGATGCAGACGATGCTCTGGCCGGACGAGGTGCGCGCGGCCGACTTCGGCGTGCTCGAGGGCGACGTCGAGATCCGCGAGCAGGAGCTTGCGATGGCGGCGTCGCTGGTCGACTCGCTCGCCTCGGACTTCGACCCCGCGCAGTACAAGGACGACTACCGCGAGGCGCTGCTGAAGGTGATCGAGGCCAAGGTGGCCGGGGGCGAGGGCGTCACCGCGCCGGAGCCGGCCTCGGACGGCGACACCGGCGACGGGCTCGTGGTGGACCTCATGGCCGCGCTGCGCGAGTCGGTGGAGCGCACGAAGGCCAGCCGGGCCGAGGCCCAGGAGAGCGCGCCTGCCAAGCCCGCCCCGCGCAAGCGCGCCGCCTCCTCGAGCAAGGCCCCGGCGGGCAGCGCCCGCAAGAGCACCTCGAAGAAGGCCTCCGAGGCGGAGCCGGAGAAGGCGAAGGCCCGTCGCCGCTCGGCCTGA
- a CDS encoding Rieske 2Fe-2S domain-containing protein, with protein MYVLNAWYVAAWSTEVTREPARRVVCEIPLVLYRTLDGRAVVLEDRCPHRAYPLSAGRLVGDDIECGYHGFTFDCHGACVRVPAQEIIPRRTVVRSFPVVEKDGWVWVWTGDAERADTAKVPDTHWMADPEWATVTHSFHFDCRAELIHDNLLDLTHESFIHTSTVGDDYIYKHGITVVVDGDVVSADRLMPGVAAPPLYASTMRLEGLWDRFHCTEFHAPSFHVLHSGITGQGRPREEGYLIKVMNGITPIDAHNSHYFYAFSRNFGVDQQWATDELVEGLRVVLQEDADALALQEIGMQSRPPGEFDVLIAQDAGVAKARKVMARLLAAERQGTLTAADLESATS; from the coding sequence GTGTACGTCCTCAACGCCTGGTACGTCGCCGCGTGGTCGACCGAGGTCACGCGGGAGCCGGCCCGCCGCGTGGTGTGCGAGATCCCGCTGGTGCTCTACCGCACGCTCGACGGCCGTGCCGTCGTGCTCGAGGACCGCTGCCCGCACCGCGCCTACCCGCTCTCCGCGGGGCGACTGGTGGGCGACGACATCGAGTGCGGCTACCACGGCTTCACCTTCGACTGCCACGGTGCCTGCGTGCGGGTGCCGGCGCAGGAGATCATCCCGCGGCGCACCGTCGTGCGCTCCTTCCCCGTCGTCGAGAAGGACGGCTGGGTGTGGGTGTGGACCGGTGACGCCGAGCGCGCCGACACGGCCAAGGTGCCGGACACGCACTGGATGGCCGACCCGGAGTGGGCCACCGTCACCCACTCGTTCCACTTCGACTGCCGCGCCGAGCTGATCCACGACAACCTGCTCGACCTCACGCACGAGTCGTTCATCCACACCTCGACGGTCGGGGACGACTACATCTACAAGCACGGGATCACCGTCGTCGTCGACGGCGACGTCGTCTCGGCCGACCGCCTGATGCCCGGCGTCGCCGCTCCTCCCCTCTACGCCTCGACGATGCGGCTCGAGGGGCTCTGGGACCGCTTCCACTGCACGGAGTTCCACGCGCCGAGCTTCCACGTGCTGCACTCCGGCATCACCGGGCAGGGGCGCCCGCGCGAGGAGGGCTACCTCATCAAGGTGATGAACGGCATCACCCCGATCGACGCGCACAACAGCCACTACTTCTACGCGTTCTCGCGCAACTTCGGCGTCGACCAGCAGTGGGCCACCGACGAGCTGGTCGAGGGTCTGCGCGTGGTTCTCCAGGAGGACGCCGACGCCCTGGCGCTCCAGGAGATCGGCATGCAGTCCCGGCCGCCGGGCGAGTTCGACGTCCTCATCGCGCAGGACGCCGGGGTGGCGAAGGCCCGCAAGGTGATGGCCCGCCTGCTCGCGGCGGAGCGGCAGGGCACGCTCACCGCCGCCGACCTCGAGTCCGCGACGTCGTGA
- a CDS encoding NAD(P)/FAD-dependent oxidoreductase, which yields MADVQRVVVVGGGLAAAKTAESLRAKGFAGSITILAEERHLPYERPNLSKAYLQGEKGVDSLFVHPEDWYAENDVDLRRGVRAESLDRGSRAVLLGGGEEVPYDVLVLATGSSPRTLDVPGADLEGVLALRTLDDSDRLRSVLESVARIVVVGAGWIGLEAAAAARKAGVDVTVVETMPLPLERVLGPEMAQVFADLHRENGVDLRTGVGVDSFVGDDGRVVAVRLADGTELAAEAVLVGVGITPNVGLAQAAGLEVDNGIVVDERLRTSDPAVYAVGDVANAWHPVLGRRLRVEHWANALNQPGVAAADIVGEKAAYERQPYFYTDQYDLGMEYTGYAEPGGYDRVVVRGDLGAREFVAFWVKDGHVLAGMNVNVWDVVDDIKALIAADHPIDLDRLADPDAPLADLA from the coding sequence ATGGCGGACGTGCAGAGGGTCGTCGTGGTGGGGGGTGGCCTGGCCGCGGCGAAGACGGCGGAGTCGTTGCGCGCCAAGGGGTTCGCGGGGTCGATCACGATCCTCGCAGAGGAGCGGCACCTGCCGTACGAGCGCCCCAACCTGTCCAAGGCGTACCTCCAGGGCGAGAAGGGCGTCGACAGCCTGTTCGTGCACCCCGAGGACTGGTACGCCGAGAACGACGTCGACCTGCGCCGCGGCGTGCGGGCCGAGTCGCTCGACCGCGGGTCCCGCGCGGTGCTTCTGGGCGGCGGCGAGGAGGTCCCCTACGACGTGCTGGTGCTGGCCACCGGCTCGAGCCCGCGCACGCTCGACGTGCCGGGGGCCGACCTCGAGGGCGTGCTGGCGCTGCGGACCCTCGACGACAGCGACCGCCTGCGCTCGGTGCTCGAGTCGGTGGCGCGGATCGTCGTCGTCGGTGCCGGGTGGATCGGTCTCGAGGCAGCGGCCGCCGCCCGCAAGGCGGGGGTGGACGTGACCGTCGTCGAGACGATGCCGCTCCCGCTCGAGCGCGTGCTCGGCCCGGAGATGGCGCAGGTGTTCGCCGACCTGCACCGCGAGAACGGCGTCGACCTGCGCACGGGAGTGGGCGTCGACTCGTTCGTCGGCGACGACGGGCGCGTGGTGGCGGTGCGCCTGGCCGACGGGACGGAGCTGGCGGCCGAGGCGGTGCTCGTGGGTGTGGGGATCACGCCCAACGTCGGGCTCGCGCAGGCCGCGGGCCTCGAGGTCGACAACGGGATCGTGGTCGACGAGCGGCTGCGCACGAGCGACCCCGCGGTGTACGCGGTGGGCGACGTCGCCAACGCCTGGCACCCGGTGCTGGGCCGCCGGCTGCGCGTGGAGCACTGGGCCAACGCGCTCAACCAGCCCGGGGTGGCCGCAGCCGACATCGTGGGCGAGAAGGCCGCCTACGAGCGGCAGCCGTACTTCTACACCGACCAGTACGACCTCGGCATGGAGTACACCGGCTACGCCGAGCCCGGCGGCTACGACCGCGTGGTGGTGCGGGGCGACCTCGGTGCGCGCGAGTTCGTCGCGTTCTGGGTGAAGGACGGGCACGTGCTCGCCGGCATGAACGTCAACGTGTGGGACGTCGTCGACGACATCAAGGCGCTCATCGCCGCGGACCACCCGATCGACCTCGACCGGCTCGCCGACCCCGACGCCCCCCTCGCCGACCTGGCCTGA
- the sulP gene encoding sulfate permease: MSIADLDSPQERPRWLAPSLRGYQAGYAGRDVVAGLVLSALLVPQGMAYAELAGLPAVTGLYTSVLCLLGYAAVGTSRVLVLGPDSALGPMIAATILPLQAAGGDPARAVVLASALAVITGVVMLGAGLGRLGFVADLLSKPTIRGYMNGLALTIVVGQLPKLLGFSVDADTFLGEVRAVAVALADGAVVAAAAGIGLLSLAVLLVLNRWLPKVPSVLVAALLAMLVSVVADLAGRGVSTIGVLPEGLPAFTVPRVGMTDLGVLVVGGVSIALVALADTISTATSFADRQGAVVDGDREMVGIGVANIAAGLFQGFPVSTSASRTAVAEQAGSRSQVSGLVGAVMIALMLVVAPGLLAPLPQPTLGAIVIAAALSLADVPATVRLYHQRKTDFWLSMSAFLGVALLGVLPGIVLAIALSVANVFRRIWMPYRTELGRSPGTRGLHDVRMYPDAQRLPGCVVIRFDAPLIFANAGTFRETVVAAVRRDPRPSWVVVAAEPITDVDTTACDMLEDLVPDLETVGVHLVFAELKDVVRSKLHDYGLHRTVGDDRFFPTTHAAVDAYQELTGEQWTD; the protein is encoded by the coding sequence GTGTCGATCGCCGACCTGGACTCGCCGCAGGAGCGGCCGCGCTGGCTGGCGCCCTCGCTGCGCGGCTACCAGGCGGGCTACGCGGGCCGCGACGTCGTCGCGGGGCTGGTGCTCTCCGCCCTGCTCGTGCCGCAGGGCATGGCCTACGCCGAGCTGGCCGGCCTCCCGGCCGTGACCGGCCTGTACACGTCGGTCCTGTGCCTGCTCGGCTATGCCGCGGTGGGCACCTCGCGGGTGCTGGTGCTCGGCCCCGACTCCGCCCTGGGCCCGATGATCGCCGCGACGATCCTGCCGCTTCAGGCCGCGGGCGGCGACCCGGCGCGGGCGGTGGTGCTCGCCTCGGCGCTCGCCGTGATCACCGGCGTCGTCATGCTCGGCGCGGGGCTCGGCCGGCTCGGCTTCGTGGCCGACCTGCTGTCCAAGCCGACGATCCGCGGCTACATGAACGGGCTCGCGCTCACGATCGTGGTGGGCCAGCTGCCCAAGCTGCTCGGCTTCTCGGTGGACGCCGACACCTTCCTCGGCGAGGTGCGCGCCGTCGCCGTCGCACTGGCCGACGGCGCGGTGGTCGCCGCGGCGGCGGGGATCGGGCTGCTCTCCCTCGCGGTGCTGCTGGTGCTCAACCGGTGGCTGCCGAAGGTGCCCTCGGTGCTCGTCGCCGCCCTGCTCGCGATGCTGGTGAGCGTCGTCGCCGACCTTGCGGGGCGCGGCGTGAGCACGATCGGCGTGCTGCCGGAGGGGCTGCCGGCCTTCACGGTGCCCCGCGTGGGCATGACCGACCTCGGCGTGCTCGTCGTCGGCGGCGTGAGCATCGCGCTGGTGGCGCTGGCCGACACGATCTCCACCGCGACCTCGTTCGCCGACCGTCAGGGGGCGGTGGTGGACGGCGACCGCGAGATGGTCGGGATCGGCGTCGCCAACATCGCGGCCGGGCTGTTCCAGGGCTTCCCGGTGAGCACCAGCGCCTCGCGCACGGCCGTGGCGGAGCAGGCCGGCTCGCGCAGCCAGGTCTCCGGCCTCGTGGGCGCCGTGATGATCGCGCTGATGCTCGTGGTCGCCCCCGGGCTGCTCGCGCCGCTGCCGCAGCCCACGCTCGGCGCCATCGTCATCGCCGCGGCCCTCTCGCTCGCCGACGTGCCCGCGACGGTGCGCCTCTACCACCAGCGCAAGACCGACTTCTGGCTGAGCATGTCCGCGTTCCTCGGCGTCGCGCTGCTCGGGGTGCTGCCGGGCATCGTGCTCGCGATCGCGCTCTCGGTGGCCAACGTCTTCCGGCGCATCTGGATGCCCTACCGCACGGAGCTGGGCCGATCGCCCGGCACCCGCGGACTGCACGACGTGCGCATGTACCCGGACGCGCAGCGCCTCCCCGGTTGCGTGGTGATCCGCTTCGACGCGCCGCTCATCTTCGCCAACGCCGGGACCTTCCGCGAGACCGTCGTCGCCGCCGTACGCCGCGACCCGCGCCCCTCGTGGGTCGTCGTCGCGGCGGAGCCGATCACCGACGTCGACACCACGGCCTGCGACATGCTCGAGGACCTCGTGCCCGACCTCGAGACGGTGGGCGTCCACCTCGTGTTCGCCGAGCTCAAGGACGTGGTGCGCAGCAAGCTGCACGACTACGGCCTGCACCGCACGGTCGGCGACGACCGCTTCTTCCCGACGACGCACGCCGCGGTGGACGCCTACCAGGAGCTCACCGGCGAGCAGTGGACCGACTGA
- a CDS encoding DUF4232 domain-containing protein codes for MPRRTALLAALPLLLLTTACSGTATSTATTTVTATATTTVTATATATATVTASPSSTATVVSVTRCTVAHLTLTLGPADGTAGSIYRPIIFTNKGSSTCKLAGHPGVSFVAFGSSAQVGAAAAHSAQPPTTTVTLAPGAKASALLRTVDYGNFGASACAAVSVRGLRVYPPGSTVSVIVALPSGSKACSTMVSQLSIGAVVAGSTGQ; via the coding sequence GTGCCGCGACGCACCGCTCTGCTGGCCGCTCTACCGCTCCTGCTGCTCACCACGGCCTGCTCCGGGACCGCGACGTCGACGGCGACGACCACCGTCACCGCGACGGCCACGACCACCGTCACAGCGACCGCGACCGCGACGGCCACCGTCACGGCGTCGCCCAGCTCGACGGCGACGGTGGTCTCCGTCACCCGGTGCACCGTGGCGCACCTGACGCTCACGCTCGGACCGGCCGACGGCACCGCCGGCAGCATCTACCGGCCGATCATCTTCACCAACAAGGGCTCCAGCACGTGCAAGCTCGCCGGCCACCCGGGAGTGTCGTTCGTGGCCTTCGGGTCGAGCGCGCAGGTGGGCGCTGCCGCGGCGCACAGCGCCCAGCCGCCGACGACCACCGTCACGCTGGCCCCGGGAGCCAAGGCGTCGGCGCTGCTGCGCACCGTCGACTACGGGAACTTCGGCGCCTCGGCATGCGCGGCCGTGTCCGTCCGGGGGCTGCGCGTGTACCCGCCCGGGAGCACGGTGTCCGTCATCGTCGCGCTGCCGTCGGGCTCGAAGGCCTGCTCGACGATGGTGTCCCAGCTCAGCATCGGCGCCGTCGTGGCGGGCTCCACCGGTCAGTGA